In the genome of Actinomycetota bacterium, one region contains:
- the grdC gene encoding glycine/sarcosine/betaine reductase complex component C subunit beta: MNLPVVPATGQILAHTPGLARHGSKPMRELPRDPEVEAAFLRSLRSFDEAVGYAPHQAYLGSIHPRDLPARPWTGSGLPGAERFVPGGEVMPEDEFLALLACMDQFGLVVLDRDFAEAAATRLAQHPLAKALDLDRIVGAAGDVEAVASEPGALPLHVERDRLVGAMRAAHHEDASLAAEVLLENLAGKATGALALLHLLADHDIDPHSVDYVLGCSEEGVGDRYQRGGGNMAKAIAEAAGLSEASGADVKNFCAAPVPALVVAASLVAAGVFRTVAVVGGGSLPKLGMKFQGHLKHGMPVLEDVIGGSAALVAADDGRSPRLRLDHVGRHKVSAGSSNPQIMEALGIEPLAAMGLKMTDVDDYATELHNPEITEPQGSGNVPERNYKTLAALAARRGDIERAQIDAFVAERGMPGYAPTQGHLASALCYLPHAVDRLTRGPASRVHMIAKGSLFLGRMTQASDGMSVLLERNGIS, translated from the coding sequence GTGAACCTCCCCGTCGTCCCTGCCACCGGGCAGATCCTGGCGCACACCCCGGGCCTCGCCCGTCACGGCTCCAAGCCGATGCGGGAGCTGCCCCGCGACCCGGAGGTCGAGGCGGCCTTCCTGCGATCGCTGCGCAGCTTCGACGAGGCGGTCGGCTATGCGCCCCACCAGGCCTACCTCGGCTCGATCCATCCCCGCGACCTGCCCGCCCGGCCCTGGACCGGCTCCGGGCTGCCCGGGGCGGAGCGCTTCGTGCCGGGCGGTGAGGTCATGCCCGAGGACGAGTTCCTCGCTCTGCTGGCGTGCATGGACCAGTTCGGGCTCGTGGTCCTCGACCGGGACTTCGCCGAGGCGGCGGCCACCCGGTTGGCCCAGCACCCCCTGGCGAAGGCGCTGGATCTCGACCGGATCGTCGGGGCGGCGGGCGACGTCGAGGCGGTGGCGTCCGAGCCCGGCGCTCTCCCCCTGCACGTCGAGCGGGATCGCCTGGTGGGCGCCATGCGGGCCGCCCACCACGAGGACGCCTCGCTGGCGGCCGAGGTGCTGCTGGAGAACCTGGCCGGCAAAGCGACCGGCGCCCTGGCCCTGCTGCACCTGCTGGCGGACCACGACATCGATCCCCACTCGGTGGACTACGTGCTCGGCTGCTCGGAGGAGGGCGTCGGTGACCGCTACCAGCGGGGCGGCGGCAACATGGCCAAGGCCATCGCCGAGGCGGCCGGCCTGTCCGAGGCGTCGGGGGCCGATGTGAAGAACTTCTGCGCCGCCCCGGTCCCCGCCCTGGTGGTGGCCGCCAGCCTGGTGGCTGCGGGCGTGTTCCGCACCGTGGCGGTGGTGGGCGGGGGATCGCTGCCCAAGCTGGGCATGAAGTTCCAGGGCCACCTGAAGCACGGGATGCCGGTGCTGGAGGACGTCATCGGCGGGTCCGCCGCGCTGGTGGCCGCCGACGACGGGCGCTCGCCCCGGCTGCGCCTGGACCACGTCGGGCGCCACAAGGTGTCCGCCGGGTCGTCCAACCCGCAGATCATGGAGGCGCTGGGCATCGAGCCGCTCGCGGCGATGGGCCTGAAGATGACCGACGTCGACGACTACGCCACCGAGCTGCACAACCCGGAGATCACCGAGCCGCAGGGCTCGGGCAATGTCCCCGAGCGCAACTACAAGACGCTGGCTGCCCTGGCCGCCCGGCGGGGAGATATCGAGCGGGCGCAGATCGACGCCTTCGTGGCGGAGCGGGGCATGCCGGGCTACGCCCCCACCCAGGGCCACCTCGCCTCGGCGCTGTGCTATCTCCCCCACGCCGTCGACCGCCTGACCCGCGGCCCGGCATCTCGCGTGCATATGATTGCGAAAGGAAGCCTGTTCCTCGGTCGGATGACACAGGCCTCCGACGGCATGAGCGTCCTGCTGGAACGCAACGGGATCTCCTGA
- a CDS encoding FxLYD domain-containing protein, with translation MPARLRGALLIAVLLVAGACGSTSSISKHLSSAEPHIVTISSINVVSSTVGPVVVGEVHNLSPAAISGVQLTTSVTIGKGAPGEPMEATTLLHVVPGGGHASFSIPFPEVHGTATAVKANVQAEPIIAIPYAPLSVTLQNRISLGHDIEVTGTVTNSSGKAVTFPNVVATFYNRSGAVVGAAHSVGTSDTVTPGATAPFDIILVDDGPLVSHYSLAAEGQVVAPSQ, from the coding sequence ATGCCCGCGCGGCTGAGGGGGGCTCTGCTGATCGCCGTGCTGCTCGTGGCGGGAGCCTGCGGGTCCACGTCCTCCATCAGCAAGCATCTCTCCAGCGCCGAACCGCACATCGTGACGATCTCGTCGATCAACGTGGTGTCGAGCACGGTCGGGCCGGTCGTCGTGGGCGAGGTGCACAACCTCTCACCGGCCGCCATCAGCGGGGTCCAGCTCACCACGTCGGTGACCATCGGCAAGGGAGCCCCGGGCGAGCCCATGGAGGCCACCACGCTGCTGCACGTGGTGCCCGGGGGCGGCCATGCCTCGTTCTCGATCCCCTTCCCCGAGGTGCATGGCACCGCCACGGCGGTGAAGGCGAATGTGCAGGCGGAGCCCATCATTGCCATCCCGTACGCCCCGCTCAGCGTCACACTGCAGAACAGGATCTCGCTGGGCCATGACATCGAGGTGACGGGCACGGTGACGAACTCGTCCGGCAAGGCCGTAACCTTCCCCAACGTGGTGGCCACCTTCTACAACCGTTCGGGGGCGGTGGTCGGCGCCGCCCACAGCGTGGGCACCAGCGACACGGTCACGCCGGGCGCCACGGCACCCTTCGACATCATCCTGGTGGACGACGGGCCTCTGGTGTCCCACTACTCGCTAGCTGCGGAGGGTCAGGTTGTCGCTCCGAGCCAATGA
- a CDS encoding glycine/sarcosine/betaine reductase component B subunit, with protein MGTNGTAQRPVVLRRLVHAVREVALGDATRLAGGVLTVSRAELLALGASPALKAVGISVVSPGQSARIVKVLDAVEPRAKNSGEGIFPGFVGPAAAQGRGETHVLRGAAVVAAGYLPRAQEALVEMSGPAAERSPLGLTHNVVVTFEPADGAAWDEVDRAVRRAVLRIAARLGAAGRGESPDTVEELAAPGAPRAGLPRVGAITNLQTQGAFKDVFFYGRSLAGSPPAPVDPTEVDDGAIVSGQYGHPGLRNPTYVHQNHPVVAALRAADGNELSFGGLVLCPEPVEQGAKELAAAHAARLAATLGWDAAIITKEGGGNADSDISLKMDALEELGILGVGLFAEMSGPEGTAPPLVSPPSSATAMISTGNYDERVVLGAVETAVGAERFDLLDTGAAEAMEVPMAVLVASLSPLGWGRLSAAGADTVGAS; from the coding sequence ATGGGAACCAACGGAACCGCACAAAGGCCGGTCGTGCTGCGCCGGCTGGTGCACGCCGTGCGCGAGGTCGCCCTCGGGGACGCGACCCGGCTCGCGGGCGGCGTGCTGACCGTGTCGCGCGCCGAGCTGTTGGCCCTGGGCGCCAGCCCGGCCCTGAAGGCGGTCGGCATCTCCGTCGTGTCCCCCGGGCAGAGCGCCCGGATCGTGAAGGTGCTCGACGCCGTCGAGCCCCGGGCCAAGAACTCGGGCGAGGGCATCTTCCCCGGGTTCGTCGGCCCGGCAGCCGCCCAGGGCAGGGGGGAGACCCACGTGCTGCGAGGAGCGGCGGTGGTGGCCGCCGGGTACCTGCCCCGGGCACAGGAGGCACTGGTCGAGATGTCGGGGCCGGCGGCAGAGCGCTCGCCGCTCGGGCTCACCCACAATGTCGTCGTGACCTTCGAGCCGGCCGATGGGGCCGCCTGGGACGAGGTGGACCGGGCCGTGCGCCGGGCGGTACTCCGCATCGCCGCCCGGCTGGGTGCCGCCGGGCGGGGCGAATCGCCGGACACCGTCGAGGAGCTCGCCGCACCCGGCGCCCCCCGGGCAGGCCTGCCCCGGGTGGGCGCCATCACCAACTTGCAGACCCAGGGCGCCTTCAAGGATGTCTTCTTCTACGGCCGCAGCCTGGCGGGCAGCCCGCCGGCACCGGTCGATCCCACCGAGGTCGACGACGGCGCCATCGTCAGCGGCCAGTACGGTCACCCCGGCTTGCGCAACCCCACCTACGTCCACCAGAACCATCCGGTGGTCGCCGCCCTGCGGGCAGCCGACGGGAACGAACTCAGCTTCGGGGGCCTGGTGCTGTGCCCCGAGCCGGTGGAGCAGGGGGCCAAGGAGCTCGCCGCCGCCCACGCCGCCCGGCTGGCCGCCACTCTCGGCTGGGACGCCGCCATCATCACGAAGGAAGGCGGGGGCAATGCCGACTCGGATATCTCCTTGAAGATGGATGCGCTGGAGGAGCTGGGGATCCTGGGGGTCGGGCTCTTCGCCGAGATGTCCGGGCCGGAGGGGACGGCACCGCCGCTGGTGTCGCCACCCTCGTCCGCCACCGCCATGATCTCGACCGGCAACTACGACGAGCGCGTCGTCCTGGGCGCTGTGGAGACCGCGGTGGGGGCCGAGCGCTTCGACCTCCTCGACACCGGGGCCGCCGAGGCGATGGAGGTGCCCATGGCAGTGCTGGTCGCCTCGCTCAGCCCCCTCGGTTGGGGCCGCCTGAGCGCCGCGGGAGCGGATACCGTGGGAGCGTCATGA
- a CDS encoding AAA family ATPase encodes MPSWLKILWNPAFIIAAVVIVGGSLVALRQSKKQMTHKLSSFAPKSVKLNVDQPTVTFSDVAGLDDVVAELKEVKDYLTDPTRFSALGAQLPRGLLLYGPPGSGKTLMARALAGETGAPFYSVSASSFVEVYVGVGAARVRQLFEEAKKNTPSIVFIDELDAVGRRRSADVGGDREFDHTLNQLLVELDGFAMSHGVVLIGATNRPELIDPALLRPGRFDRRIHVDKPDVGGRLAILRLHASRRPFSGQVDWMSVARRTPGLSGAELANIINEASFLAARQHRERITQEEVEEAVERVVTGQRSNKPISDDQKRLIAYHEAGHALLSLLLRGIRPVARVSIIGRMGGLGRSNWSASDDGEVMTRRELMSQLMVLLGGRAAEKITFGEPSTRAEDDLEQAWELARRMVNKWGMTDRLDEDDSDYAPRHADRDGRDPTPEREAKALIMKAEQAARSILSDNKERLAAIADGLIRKETLIRSEIAHLAGLQSLIPEEDRDLSYEPEESPGLAPVRELPFR; translated from the coding sequence GTGCCGAGCTGGCTAAAAATCCTCTGGAACCCGGCCTTCATCATTGCCGCGGTCGTCATCGTCGGCGGCTCGCTGGTGGCCCTGCGCCAGTCCAAGAAGCAGATGACCCACAAGTTGAGCAGCTTCGCCCCGAAGTCGGTGAAGCTCAACGTCGACCAGCCCACGGTGACCTTCTCCGACGTCGCCGGGCTGGACGATGTGGTGGCCGAGCTGAAAGAGGTGAAGGACTACCTCACCGACCCCACCCGGTTCTCGGCGCTGGGGGCGCAGTTACCCCGGGGGTTGCTGCTCTACGGGCCGCCCGGATCGGGCAAGACCCTGATGGCCCGGGCGCTGGCGGGCGAGACCGGGGCACCGTTCTACTCGGTGTCCGCCTCCAGCTTCGTCGAGGTGTACGTCGGCGTGGGGGCCGCCCGGGTGCGCCAGCTCTTCGAGGAGGCCAAGAAGAACACCCCGTCGATCGTCTTCATCGACGAGCTGGACGCCGTCGGGCGCCGGCGCAGCGCCGACGTCGGCGGGGACCGGGAGTTCGACCACACGCTCAACCAGCTGCTGGTGGAGCTGGACGGCTTCGCCATGTCACACGGTGTCGTGCTCATCGGGGCCACGAACCGGCCCGAGCTCATCGACCCCGCCCTCCTGCGCCCCGGGCGCTTCGACCGGCGCATCCACGTGGACAAGCCCGACGTGGGGGGACGGCTGGCCATCCTCCGGCTGCACGCCTCCCGGCGGCCGTTCTCCGGGCAGGTCGACTGGATGTCGGTGGCCAGACGCACCCCGGGCCTGAGCGGCGCCGAGCTGGCCAACATCATCAACGAGGCCTCCTTCCTCGCCGCCCGCCAGCACCGGGAGCGGATCACCCAGGAGGAGGTCGAGGAGGCCGTCGAGCGGGTGGTGACCGGCCAGCGCTCCAACAAGCCGATCTCCGACGACCAGAAGCGCCTCATCGCCTACCACGAGGCCGGCCACGCCCTCCTCTCGCTGCTCCTGCGCGGGATCCGGCCGGTGGCCCGGGTGTCGATCATCGGGCGGATGGGGGGCCTCGGGCGGTCGAACTGGTCGGCGAGCGACGACGGTGAGGTCATGACCCGCCGGGAGCTGATGTCACAGCTCATGGTGCTGCTCGGGGGCCGGGCGGCCGAGAAGATCACCTTCGGCGAGCCCTCCACCCGGGCCGAGGACGACCTGGAGCAGGCCTGGGAACTGGCCCGGCGGATGGTCAACAAGTGGGGCATGACCGACCGGCTGGACGAGGACGACAGCGACTACGCCCCCCGGCACGCCGACCGCGACGGGCGGGACCCGACGCCCGAGCGGGAGGCCAAGGCCCTCATCATGAAGGCCGAGCAGGCTGCCCGGAGCATCCTGTCGGACAACAAGGAGCGCCTGGCGGCCATCGCCGACGGGCTCATCCGCAAAGAGACCCTGATCCGCAGCGAGATCGCCCACCTGGCGGGGCTGCAGAGCCTGATCCCCGAGGAGGACCGGGACCTGTCCTACGAGCCGGAGGAGTCCCCCGGCCTGGCCCCGGTACGGGAGCTGCCCTTCCGCTAG
- the grdA gene encoding glycine/sarcosine/betaine reductase complex selenoprotein A, with amino-acid sequence MFDGKFVIALGERDGVAGPAIAACAQAAGNEVVFQATECFVUTASGAMDLGTQEAILRFVNQHGAEKILVLLGAPDGESAEIAAETVIMGDPTYAGPLTETQLGLDTYHILEDEVRSWVPETVYEEQIGVMADVLDAAEIATAVRGMRERRGAA; translated from the coding sequence GTGTTCGACGGCAAGTTCGTGATCGCTCTGGGCGAGCGCGACGGTGTGGCCGGGCCCGCCATCGCCGCCTGTGCGCAGGCAGCGGGCAATGAGGTGGTGTTCCAGGCGACCGAATGCTTCGTTTGAACTGCTTCAGGGGCAATGGACCTGGGAACGCAGGAAGCCATCCTCCGGTTCGTCAACCAGCATGGGGCCGAGAAGATCCTCGTGCTGCTGGGGGCGCCGGACGGCGAGAGCGCCGAGATCGCGGCGGAAACCGTGATCATGGGTGACCCCACCTACGCCGGTCCATTGACCGAGACCCAGTTGGGTCTCGACACGTACCACATCCTGGAGGACGAGGTTCGGAGCTGGGTCCCGGAGACCGTCTACGAAGAGCAGATCGGTGTGATGGCCGACGTGCTCGACGCAGCCGAGATCGCCACCGCCGTGCGCGGGATGCGGGAGCGCCGGGGCGCCGCATGA
- a CDS encoding glycine/betaine/sarcosine/D-proline family reductase selenoprotein B, whose amino-acid sequence MRVVHYINQFFAGVGGEDQATVGPQSRPGAVGPGRKLAATLAGLGDFELVATVFCGDDYAASEHGAAAEILALAQEAGAEVIVAGPAFGSGRYGIACGRVAAAAAGAGLVAVAGMDPANPGLPEVAPAVAVNSGDAARHMAQALERMAKAAALLTTGGTPGDAEGVIAAGGGAGARRNSVADRTAAERGVLLALRRLNGGKETEIRLPDFGAVTPASPVADPGDALVAILTEGALVPMGNPDRLESARAKHWFRYALEGRDTLPTGEYQSVHGGFSTVIANADPHRMLPLDVARELEEAGRIRALHPEYLTTAGNGTAVADATHFGVEWAAELRQAGVQAAILTSTUGTGTRCGATLAKELERAGIPTALLCNLVPIAQRVGAPRIVPTRGIPYPTGDPALDPAAERAWRRRLVETALFAVSTEVHRPTVFPVLETALEPSLEH is encoded by the coding sequence ATGAGAGTCGTCCACTACATCAACCAGTTCTTTGCCGGCGTCGGGGGCGAGGACCAGGCCACCGTGGGGCCGCAGTCCAGGCCGGGCGCGGTCGGTCCCGGCCGCAAGCTGGCGGCCACGCTGGCCGGGCTGGGCGACTTCGAGCTGGTGGCCACCGTCTTCTGCGGCGACGACTACGCCGCCTCCGAGCATGGCGCCGCGGCCGAGATCCTGGCCCTCGCCCAGGAGGCGGGGGCCGAGGTGATCGTCGCCGGACCGGCCTTCGGCAGCGGCCGCTACGGCATCGCCTGCGGCCGTGTGGCGGCGGCAGCGGCGGGCGCTGGCCTCGTGGCGGTCGCCGGGATGGATCCGGCCAACCCTGGGCTGCCCGAGGTGGCCCCGGCGGTGGCCGTGAACTCGGGCGACGCCGCCCGGCACATGGCCCAGGCGCTGGAGCGGATGGCGAAAGCGGCTGCGCTGCTGACCACGGGTGGCACCCCGGGCGATGCCGAGGGGGTGATCGCCGCCGGAGGGGGTGCGGGCGCCCGGCGCAACAGCGTCGCCGACCGCACGGCCGCCGAGCGGGGCGTCCTGCTTGCCCTGCGCCGGCTGAACGGGGGCAAGGAGACCGAGATCCGGCTGCCCGACTTCGGGGCGGTGACCCCGGCGAGCCCCGTCGCCGACCCGGGCGACGCCCTGGTCGCCATCCTCACCGAGGGCGCCCTCGTGCCCATGGGGAACCCGGACCGCCTGGAGTCCGCCCGGGCCAAGCACTGGTTCCGCTATGCCCTCGAGGGCCGGGACACGCTGCCGACGGGGGAGTACCAGTCGGTCCACGGTGGCTTCTCGACCGTGATCGCCAACGCCGACCCCCACCGGATGCTGCCGCTGGATGTCGCCCGGGAGCTGGAGGAGGCCGGGCGCATCCGGGCCCTCCACCCCGAGTACCTCACCACGGCGGGCAACGGGACGGCGGTGGCCGACGCCACCCACTTCGGCGTGGAATGGGCCGCCGAGCTGCGCCAGGCGGGCGTCCAGGCGGCGATCCTGACCTCGACGTGAGGGACCGGCACGCGTTGCGGGGCAACGCTCGCGAAAGAGTTGGAGAGGGCGGGAATCCCGACCGCCCTGCTGTGCAACCTCGTCCCGATCGCCCAGCGGGTGGGGGCGCCGCGCATCGTGCCGACCCGGGGCATCCCATACCCCACCGGCGACCCCGCCCTCGACCCCGCCGCCGAGCGGGCCTGGCGCCGCCGGCTGGTCGAGACCGCCCTGTTCGCGGTCTCCACCGAGGTGCACCGCCCCACGGTCTTCCCGGTGTTGGAAACCGCGCTGGAACCAAGTTTGGAACACTGA